A stretch of Sulfurimonas autotrophica DSM 16294 DNA encodes these proteins:
- a CDS encoding radical SAM/SPASM domain-containing protein, translated as MFRLSNLISSVVEDKKERVLDGSIAIWNFTNRCNLSCLHCYSKSTLDEVDTLTTEQIKKTILEMKDNGVKFIIFSGGEPLTRKDLFEIADFCKENGIITYLSSNGLYFTKGNIKKITDTFNYVGVSIDGDEATHDYFRGLKGAFKETLKSVLLANETGAKVGIRFTMTKDTIDSLEYIFDLVEKHNIPKIYISHLVYSGRGLDNLKMDLTKEQRRKAVDFILDKAFEYYDTGRDIEIVTGNMEMDAVMFLNRFAQKYPQLKDKMRDRLVKWGGNSAGRKLLNINSEGDVRPDPFFPLIVGNIINQDFGDIWQSGQLLDELRIHPRKQISGICSTCKQIDICNGGSRARAYAITGDLWSEDPSCYLNKEERENI; from the coding sequence ATGTTTAGATTGTCAAATCTCATATCTTCCGTTGTCGAAGATAAAAAAGAGAGAGTTTTAGACGGGAGCATTGCTATATGGAACTTTACAAACCGCTGTAATCTTTCGTGTCTGCACTGTTACTCCAAGTCAACTTTGGATGAAGTAGATACTTTAACAACCGAGCAGATTAAAAAAACTATTTTAGAGATGAAAGACAACGGCGTCAAATTTATCATATTCTCAGGCGGAGAACCGCTTACAAGAAAAGATTTGTTTGAAATAGCTGATTTTTGTAAAGAAAACGGTATTATTACCTATCTTTCCAGTAATGGTCTTTATTTTACAAAAGGCAATATTAAAAAAATTACAGATACCTTTAACTATGTCGGCGTAAGTATAGACGGTGATGAAGCAACACATGATTATTTTAGAGGTCTTAAAGGCGCTTTTAAAGAGACATTAAAATCTGTTTTACTAGCCAATGAAACAGGCGCAAAAGTCGGCATACGATTTACAATGACAAAAGATACAATCGACTCACTCGAGTATATTTTTGATTTGGTCGAAAAACATAACATTCCAAAAATATATATTTCTCATTTGGTATATTCCGGGCGAGGATTAGATAACTTAAAAATGGACTTAACAAAAGAGCAAAGAAGAAAAGCAGTTGATTTTATACTAGACAAAGCATTTGAGTATTATGATACCGGACGTGACATAGAAATAGTAACCGGCAATATGGAAATGGATGCTGTTATGTTTTTAAATAGATTTGCACAAAAATATCCACAGCTCAAAGATAAAATGAGGGATAGACTTGTCAAATGGGGCGGAAATTCCGCAGGACGTAAACTTTTAAATATAAACAGTGAAGGAGATGTACGCCCTGACCCGTTTTTTCCTTTAATAGTAGGAAATATTATCAATCAGGATTTTGGCGATATCTGGCAAAGCGGTCAACTCTTAGATGAACTGAGAATTCATCCAAGAAAACAAATCAGCGGTATCTGCAGTACATGTAAGCAGATAGACATATGCAACGGCGGTTCACGCGCTCGTGCTTATGCGATAACAGGCGACTTATGGAGTGAAGACCCGTCTTGTTACTTAAATAAAGAAGAAAGAGAGAATATTTAA
- a CDS encoding c-type cytochrome, which translates to MKKITILIALLFSFASGHDSDGKKVFQTYCWGCHHQTAMAFGPPFSQIAAKRSKAEIEAYIASPKSMYKAFGYKRTVMTQLHLNAKELDAISDYILSYKGKK; encoded by the coding sequence ATGAAAAAAATTACAATTTTAATAGCTTTGCTCTTCTCTTTTGCTTCTGGGCATGACTCAGACGGCAAAAAAGTTTTTCAAACCTACTGCTGGGGATGCCATCATCAAACAGCAATGGCTTTTGGCCCTCCATTTTCTCAAATTGCAGCAAAAAGAAGCAAAGCCGAAATCGAAGCCTACATCGCTTCCCCAAAATCCATGTATAAAGCTTTCGGCTATAAGCGAACGGTTATGACACAGCTGCATCTCAATGCAAAAGAGCTGGATGCCATCAGTGACTATATTCTCTCATATAAAGGAAAAAAATAA
- a CDS encoding nitrite reductase: MRLNKLVTSVAALAVVSSGLFAGTSHMNVAKMFEKECQGCHGPNHEGGVGADLRPNKIAKKNAYTLSEVILNGRPGTAMPPFNEKMNQADAQKMVDYLQHFKGKKMSVLSMEAVKAGWKKLNDRTALLKKYPHAVDVKKVTDICFVTERDAARVVFIDGTSGKVLSKHPAGFAVHVTVTNKRQPRYAYSISRSGLVTMFDLASKGQQKIAQVQVGSDSRGLAVSPDGKYLMAGNYVPGGAILMDAMTLEPLKVYPTSSVINMDGDIGSSRVAGIYDTPYGPYIAFALKDAGHVYIVDYSKPNFPIVGDIPNIGKILHDGFENEGKEIGRYLMQASQGSDVMGVVDFKTKSLVAKVYTGPGSKPHPGQGSSWYNDRYGQLYATNSMNVGDVVIWDSNWDVVAHVRTAGGGLFVGTSEHTPFIWSDNVLGGPDNWNKIHLINKQTLEVDRILTVGTKQGTITDPVTHKLLYKWKVPTVKNKKGKVVVPRILHAEPANHGHWTMVSEWNAGRIGIYEAKTGKFVKYIKGLTTPTFTYSIEHRQSIPGA, from the coding sequence ATGAGATTAAATAAATTAGTTACATCAGTAGCAGCTTTAGCAGTTGTCAGCTCAGGTCTATTTGCAGGCACTTCACATATGAATGTTGCAAAAATGTTCGAAAAAGAGTGTCAAGGGTGTCACGGTCCAAACCATGAAGGTGGTGTTGGTGCGGATTTACGTCCAAATAAAATAGCTAAGAAAAATGCTTATACTTTATCAGAGGTCATTCTCAATGGTCGTCCAGGTACGGCAATGCCACCATTTAATGAAAAGATGAATCAGGCAGATGCTCAAAAAATGGTTGATTATCTTCAACATTTTAAAGGCAAAAAAATGTCTGTTCTTTCAATGGAAGCTGTAAAAGCTGGTTGGAAAAAACTCAATGATAGAACTGCATTATTGAAGAAATATCCACATGCTGTTGATGTTAAAAAAGTCACAGACATTTGTTTTGTAACTGAAAGAGATGCAGCACGTGTTGTTTTTATTGATGGAACAAGTGGTAAAGTTTTATCTAAACACCCTGCCGGTTTTGCTGTACACGTAACTGTGACAAATAAGCGTCAGCCACGTTATGCTTACTCGATCTCTCGTTCAGGTTTAGTAACAATGTTTGACCTTGCTTCAAAAGGGCAACAAAAAATTGCTCAGGTACAAGTTGGTTCTGACTCTCGCGGTCTGGCAGTTTCACCAGATGGTAAATACCTTATGGCAGGAAACTATGTACCGGGTGGAGCAATTCTTATGGATGCAATGACTCTTGAGCCATTAAAAGTTTATCCTACTTCATCTGTAATTAATATGGACGGAGACATCGGTTCATCTCGTGTTGCAGGTATTTATGACACTCCATACGGACCATATATTGCATTTGCTCTTAAAGATGCGGGACATGTGTATATTGTAGATTATTCTAAACCTAATTTCCCAATCGTTGGAGATATTCCAAATATTGGTAAAATTCTTCATGATGGTTTTGAAAATGAGGGTAAAGAGATTGGTCGATACTTAATGCAAGCATCACAAGGTTCTGATGTTATGGGTGTAGTTGACTTTAAAACTAAATCTTTAGTTGCTAAAGTTTACACTGGTCCAGGAAGCAAGCCGCACCCAGGACAAGGTTCATCTTGGTATAATGACAGATATGGTCAGCTTTATGCTACAAACAGCATGAATGTTGGTGATGTTGTTATTTGGGACAGCAACTGGGATGTTGTAGCTCATGTTAGAACTGCAGGTGGTGGTCTTTTTGTCGGTACAAGTGAACATACACCATTTATCTGGTCTGATAATGTTTTAGGTGGTCCGGACAACTGGAATAAAATTCATCTTATCAATAAACAAACTTTAGAAGTTGATAGAATTTTAACTGTTGGTACTAAACAAGGTACTATCACTGATCCTGTTACTCATAAACTTCTTTACAAATGGAAAGTTCCAACTGTAAAAAATAAAAAAGGTAAAGTTGTAGTTCCTCGTATCTTACATGCTGAACCTGCTAACCATGGTCACTGGACAATGGTTTCTGAGTGGAATGCTGGTCGTATCGGTATTTATGAAGCTAAAACTGGTAAATTTGTTAAATACATTAAAGGTTTAACAACACCTACTTTTACTTACTCTATCGAGCATAGACAATCTATTCCTGGTGCATAA
- a CDS encoding cbb3-type cytochrome c oxidase subunit I — protein sequence MASKYLTGAGSESKQLATWYFTFAAIIFGAQLLFGLVAAIQYVMPGFLYGVLDFSIARIIHINALVVWMVFAMFGSVYWLLPDETGIETVGIKIGKLLFWIFAAAIVVVVLVYLFIQVGPADATTIWFITEGREYIEAPRWADWGIVVVALGFVGNLFLTGMKGKQTGIVTVLMADMIAFAGLYLAGMFFTDNISVDQYWWWWVIHLWVEATWEVFVGAIAAYALITMIGAHRKVVEMWLWIEVAMLFGSGILGLGHHYFWIGTPEYWWEIGALFSALEPLPLVAMFIHVLYDWGKETGIQIAEGSEGHSITGHTVNNKPAFTWVVLNAFGNFLGAGIWGFFHTLPQVNLYTHGTQFTSAHGHLAFFGAYATILIGMMYIAVQGTNGIKVLKNTKASIWAVSMITSGVVGMGIALTIAGYVQVLVSRAQMGATWAAYFDGQSGMWFSQAMDWRLIMGTVTFLGFIFLAKDLLTTGKNPVHER from the coding sequence ATGGCAAGTAAATATTTAACAGGTGCCGGAAGTGAATCAAAACAGTTAGCAACATGGTATTTTACTTTTGCAGCTATTATTTTTGGCGCTCAATTACTTTTTGGGTTAGTGGCAGCGATTCAGTATGTAATGCCTGGTTTCCTTTATGGGGTTCTAGACTTTTCAATTGCTAGAATTATACATATTAATGCACTCGTTGTTTGGATGGTATTTGCAATGTTTGGTTCTGTTTACTGGTTACTACCAGATGAAACAGGAATCGAAACTGTTGGTATCAAAATTGGAAAGCTTTTATTTTGGATTTTTGCAGCGGCAATCGTTGTAGTTGTTCTTGTATACCTATTTATCCAAGTAGGTCCTGCAGATGCAACAACTATCTGGTTTATTACAGAAGGGCGTGAGTATATTGAAGCACCTCGCTGGGCTGACTGGGGTATCGTTGTTGTTGCATTAGGATTTGTTGGAAATTTATTTTTAACAGGTATGAAAGGTAAGCAAACTGGTATCGTAACAGTTCTAATGGCAGATATGATTGCTTTCGCAGGTCTTTATTTAGCCGGTATGTTTTTTACAGACAATATTTCAGTTGATCAGTACTGGTGGTGGTGGGTAATCCACTTATGGGTTGAGGCTACTTGGGAAGTATTTGTTGGTGCGATTGCTGCATATGCTCTTATTACTATGATTGGCGCACACCGTAAAGTTGTTGAAATGTGGTTATGGATTGAGGTAGCTATGCTGTTTGGTTCAGGTATTCTTGGTCTTGGTCACCACTATTTCTGGATTGGAACACCTGAGTATTGGTGGGAAATCGGGGCACTATTCTCTGCACTAGAGCCATTACCGCTTGTAGCAATGTTTATCCACGTACTTTATGACTGGGGTAAAGAGACAGGTATCCAAATTGCAGAAGGCAGTGAAGGTCATTCCATTACTGGTCATACTGTTAACAACAAGCCAGCATTTACATGGGTTGTACTTAATGCATTCGGTAACTTTTTAGGTGCCGGTATTTGGGGATTTTTCCACACATTACCGCAGGTAAACCTTTATACACACGGTACACAGTTTACTTCAGCGCACGGTCACCTTGCATTCTTTGGAGCATATGCAACTATTCTTATAGGTATGATGTATATCGCTGTTCAAGGTACAAATGGCATCAAAGTACTCAAAAATACAAAAGCTTCTATTTGGGCTGTTAGTATGATTACTAGTGGTGTTGTAGGAATGGGTATCGCTCTAACAATCGCAGGATATGTACAAGTTCTTGTATCTCGTGCACAAATGGGTGCAACATGGGCAGCATACTTTGACGGACAAAGCGGAATGTGGTTTTCTCAAGCAATGGACTGGAGACTTATTATGGGTACAGTTACATTCTTAGGTTTCATATTCTTGGCAAAAGATTTACTTACTACTGGTAAAAACCCAGTACATGAAAGATAA
- a CDS encoding c-type cytochrome, whose amino-acid sequence MANKSVWSDNRFWQRTATWVTGFASILLIWLTFDTSAQIAMGNDQDLQNKVTKRVPGPTVINYKITYEMSAKRGHEVPVIGEKEKFFGRDDYSEEEAGALLHLGKLGSQAKNCMDCHTLLGNGAYYAPDLTKAWLDPAWGPDGAMQALTGKSTKEEAMAEFLQHPDQYPTHARMMPDLGITAKEAKGLVAFLKHMSSIDTNGFPRNFGKIKGAVHGK is encoded by the coding sequence GTGGCTAATAAATCTGTATGGAGTGACAATCGTTTCTGGCAGCGTACAGCAACGTGGGTTACAGGTTTTGCATCAATTCTTTTAATTTGGTTAACGTTTGATACGTCAGCTCAAATTGCAATGGGAAATGATCAAGATTTACAAAATAAGGTGACGAAGAGGGTTCCAGGACCTACCGTTATAAATTACAAAATTACGTATGAAATGAGCGCTAAACGTGGTCATGAAGTTCCGGTGATTGGGGAAAAAGAAAAGTTTTTTGGTCGTGATGACTATTCTGAAGAAGAAGCTGGTGCTTTACTTCACTTAGGTAAACTCGGTTCACAAGCGAAAAACTGTATGGATTGTCATACACTTTTAGGAAATGGCGCTTACTATGCACCAGATTTAACAAAGGCATGGTTAGACCCAGCATGGGGACCAGATGGTGCTATGCAGGCTTTAACAGGAAAAAGTACAAAAGAAGAAGCTATGGCTGAATTCTTACAGCACCCGGACCAATACCCTACACATGCTCGTATGATGCCGGATTTAGGCATAACAGCAAAAGAGGCTAAAGGTTTAGTTGCATTCTTGAAACATATGTCATCTATAGACACAAATGGCTTTCCAAGAAACTTTGGAAAAATAAAAGGAGCAGTTCATGGCAAGTAA
- a CDS encoding response regulator, whose product MILQYQNELLALAAIFILLLIYLYIKRKTLPAQKTAQDLSQEKTAQKTVTDDVNKVETVAHTAPQKKAEKQITPKHGKITKDDFKLFSGKRILLAEDNLINQKVILGVLGDSGIEVVVANDGQEALDILQKDKDFIIILMDAHMPQVDGFEATRIIRKDSQYDHITIVALSGDIASDDIKKMKDAGMKEHLEKPLKIDALYDILYQYSNISKAEKTSADLEILDTQRGLQISGNDVNFYHDILKEFLSTYSNSAQELEVLLKNNKAVQADQLLLDIVGVSANIGADALTSCATDIKNSINSNEPVNLTDYSKKLQELIQAINNYFLTCN is encoded by the coding sequence ATGATTTTACAATACCAAAATGAGCTACTCGCTTTGGCAGCAATTTTTATACTTCTACTCATTTATTTATATATCAAAAGAAAAACACTCCCTGCACAAAAAACTGCACAAGACCTCTCTCAAGAAAAAACAGCCCAAAAAACTGTAACCGATGACGTTAATAAAGTCGAAACTGTTGCGCATACGGCTCCTCAAAAAAAAGCGGAAAAACAAATAACTCCAAAACATGGAAAAATTACAAAAGATGATTTTAAACTTTTCAGCGGAAAGAGAATACTTTTAGCCGAGGACAACCTTATTAATCAAAAGGTAATTTTAGGTGTTTTAGGAGACAGCGGTATTGAAGTTGTTGTAGCAAATGACGGGCAGGAAGCACTTGACATACTGCAAAAAGACAAAGACTTTATAATTATATTAATGGATGCCCATATGCCGCAGGTCGATGGCTTTGAAGCAACAAGAATTATCAGAAAAGATTCTCAATATGATCATATAACAATCGTCGCATTGAGCGGAGACATTGCAAGTGATGACATTAAAAAGATGAAAGATGCCGGTATGAAGGAACATCTTGAAAAACCGCTAAAAATAGATGCTTTGTATGACATTCTTTATCAATATTCAAATATATCAAAAGCAGAAAAGACTTCTGCAGATTTAGAAATTCTGGACACACAAAGAGGTTTGCAAATATCTGGTAATGATGTGAACTTTTACCATGATATTTTAAAAGAATTTTTATCTACATATAGTAACTCGGCGCAAGAATTGGAAGTTTTATTAAAAAACAACAAAGCAGTCCAAGCAGATCAATTATTGCTTGACATCGTTGGTGTTTCGGCAAATATTGGTGCCGATGCACTGACTTCTTGTGCAACCGACATAAAGAATAGTATAAATAGTAATGAACCAGTAAATCTTACTGATTATAGTAAAAAACTTCAAGAGTTAATCCAAGCTATTAACAATTATTTTCTTACATGTAACTAG
- the rsmH gene encoding 16S rRNA (cytosine(1402)-N(4))-methyltransferase RsmH, which yields MQNIPHIPVLYKEVIEAFKDLKEGIVIDCTMGYGGHSSLLLEANQNIKLIAIDQDQTAIDFSSKRLEKYGERVSIRKGRFSAVIKEILQEVNPNEIKGILADIGVSSLQLDQKERGFSYESDNLDMRMDKDAQLNASNVVNEYSKTELERILLEYGELRNYKKIADVIVQNRPFVSAKELSEAVRPHMSRGKKIHPATLLMQAIRIEVNDELGELKSLLQSIEEAKLPEAKVAIISFHSLEDRIVKKEFSKWSKSCICPPEAFRCSCGNNHQLGKILTKKPIMAQEDELKENVRSRSAKMRLFQMDVK from the coding sequence TTGCAAAATATTCCACATATTCCGGTTTTATATAAAGAAGTTATAGAGGCTTTTAAAGACTTGAAAGAGGGTATTGTTATAGACTGTACCATGGGTTATGGTGGTCATTCATCTCTGCTGCTTGAAGCCAACCAGAATATAAAACTTATTGCAATAGACCAAGACCAGACTGCCATAGATTTTTCTTCAAAACGGCTTGAAAAGTATGGAGAAAGAGTTAGTATACGAAAAGGGCGTTTTTCCGCTGTCATTAAAGAGATACTCCAAGAAGTAAACCCCAATGAAATAAAAGGTATCCTCGCAGATATCGGTGTCTCTTCTTTACAACTTGACCAAAAGGAGAGAGGCTTTTCTTATGAGAGCGATAATCTTGATATGCGTATGGATAAAGATGCACAACTTAATGCTTCAAATGTTGTCAATGAGTACTCAAAAACTGAATTGGAAAGAATACTTTTAGAATATGGAGAACTCAGAAACTATAAAAAAATAGCAGATGTTATTGTGCAAAACCGTCCATTTGTTTCGGCAAAAGAGTTAAGCGAAGCAGTAAGACCACATATGTCTAGAGGAAAAAAGATTCATCCTGCAACACTTCTTATGCAGGCGATTCGTATAGAGGTAAATGATGAGCTTGGCGAACTTAAATCACTTCTGCAAAGTATAGAAGAAGCAAAACTGCCAGAAGCAAAAGTAGCCATTATATCTTTTCATTCACTTGAGGACAGAATTGTAAAAAAAGAATTTTCAAAGTGGTCAAAATCATGTATTTGTCCTCCCGAAGCGTTTCGCTGCAGTTGTGGAAACAACCATCAGTTGGGAAAAATTTTAACTAAAAAACCTATTATGGCACAGGAAGATGAGCTTAAAGAGAATGTACGAAGCCGTAGTGCAAAAATGCGTCTGTTTCAAATGGATGTAAAATGA
- a CDS encoding efflux RND transporter permease subunit: MIRKFIEFAIDKPLLNHILLLFIFMLSIFAYINIPKEIFPPMNMDKITIKGAYAGTSADILDKMVVQTIEDDLQNIDELEEIKSSIKNGSFIISADIKNGSNNITVLNDVKDVVSSVKKDLPADMNEPVAKIKTHAFPLVLIALSGDVSKEMLLKRADELKTELSKFKDLSDITIRGDAEEELDIKLNLQKIRAYGLSSTLVIAQLSKISSIFPIGTIKQKANHLYISTYNGEKTKEAVANTLIAVGGKKVKIGDIAEVSFKLSDEVELSHYNGVRNVSINVTKSENGNAIALVKEIRNLLKKQEAKHSDLDYNIYTDTSVWIKNRLNTVFSNIVFGLMLVFLAMLVFINRGIAFVVALGIPVSFMIGLIVTEILGDSLNMLSLLGALIALGMLVDEAIVVAENIYRHLEEGMDRKEAVINGAAEMFPAVLTATLTTVFAFLPMLLMTGEMGMFIKIIPIMITVLLLSSLFEAFYFLPLHAHDFLKVSKEGSFTKRFWQKMYVWYSKALHFLFRRKYVSLVLIVLSIISLEFVMIKNAKFQLFPDFDNTQIYVYGKVNINNELKDTEKIVTKLENIILKNINGENVSSVTSVIGFKMDAKNRAELGENMFHIFIDLHERAPENFFDKYISPYLSIEYNPSVQTRKKDAKAIAKEIKKELADQKQNFEELVVKVPGAGVIAHDVEIGLSAKNGKNVVPYLKTLEKELSGIKGVFNIADDATLGEKELKLHVNRYGQELGFTEQDISNELRAYYLKGEYGKLFNDKGLVRIRLESNVDKDINSINTIELQIPSSDKYVALKEICDFEYIQSFVTLKKEDGKRVRSLYASTDKKIITSSELMRKIEPTLQKFKKDDIVVDIKGEEKENNKNKKEMMQSALIAIFLIFITLVWLFDSIKKSLIVISTIPLVLLGVYVGHWLMGLNLTMPGLIGIVGLAGVVVNDGLIMVDFIKNAKDTEDLMNRAKTRLRPILLTSLTTVLGLLTLIFFASGQAKILQPMAVSLGYGIAWATVLNLLYVPLLYAVVYRIKAPQENKG, translated from the coding sequence GTGATTCGTAAGTTTATAGAGTTTGCTATAGATAAACCGCTTTTAAATCATATATTATTACTATTTATTTTTATGCTCTCCATCTTTGCATACATAAATATTCCAAAAGAAATTTTCCCACCTATGAATATGGATAAAATAACCATAAAAGGCGCTTATGCAGGAACATCGGCTGATATACTTGACAAGATGGTTGTGCAGACTATTGAAGATGATTTGCAAAATATTGATGAGCTTGAAGAGATAAAAAGCAGTATAAAAAACGGCTCATTTATTATCAGTGCAGATATCAAAAATGGTTCAAACAACATTACGGTGCTCAATGATGTTAAAGATGTTGTCAGCAGTGTTAAAAAAGACTTGCCTGCAGATATGAATGAACCTGTTGCCAAAATTAAAACACATGCATTTCCTCTTGTTTTAATAGCCCTCTCAGGGGATGTATCAAAAGAGATGTTACTTAAACGTGCAGATGAACTCAAAACTGAGCTGAGTAAGTTTAAAGATTTAAGCGATATAACAATTCGCGGTGATGCGGAAGAAGAGTTAGATATAAAACTTAACCTTCAAAAAATAAGAGCTTATGGACTTTCCTCAACATTAGTCATAGCACAGCTCTCTAAAATAAGCTCAATTTTTCCTATTGGAACTATCAAGCAAAAAGCAAATCATCTTTATATTTCGACATATAATGGTGAAAAAACAAAAGAAGCGGTTGCCAATACACTCATAGCTGTAGGTGGAAAAAAGGTTAAAATAGGTGATATTGCAGAGGTTTCTTTTAAATTGAGCGATGAAGTAGAACTTTCTCATTACAATGGTGTGAGAAATGTTTCTATTAATGTAACAAAAAGTGAAAACGGTAATGCCATAGCTTTAGTAAAAGAGATAAGAAATCTTTTAAAAAAACAAGAAGCAAAACATTCTGACTTGGATTATAATATTTATACAGATACATCTGTCTGGATTAAAAACCGCTTGAATACTGTCTTTTCAAATATAGTATTTGGTTTAATGCTTGTCTTCTTGGCCATGCTTGTTTTTATAAATAGAGGTATTGCTTTTGTCGTGGCTTTAGGAATCCCTGTAAGTTTTATGATAGGTCTTATAGTCACTGAAATACTCGGTGACAGTTTAAATATGCTTTCTCTTTTGGGGGCATTGATTGCGTTGGGGATGCTTGTTGATGAAGCAATAGTGGTTGCTGAAAATATTTACAGGCATCTTGAAGAGGGAATGGATAGAAAAGAAGCTGTTATCAATGGTGCGGCAGAGATGTTTCCAGCTGTGCTCACAGCAACACTGACAACAGTTTTTGCCTTTTTACCTATGCTGCTGATGACGGGTGAGATGGGAATGTTTATAAAAATAATCCCTATTATGATTACGGTGCTTTTACTCTCTTCATTATTTGAAGCATTTTATTTCCTGCCATTACATGCGCATGATTTTTTAAAAGTTTCTAAAGAAGGAAGTTTTACAAAACGATTTTGGCAAAAAATGTATGTGTGGTACAGTAAAGCATTGCATTTTCTTTTTAGAAGAAAGTATGTTTCCCTTGTTTTGATTGTTTTGAGCATTATTTCTCTTGAATTTGTGATGATTAAAAATGCCAAGTTTCAGCTTTTTCCGGATTTTGACAATACTCAAATTTACGTATATGGAAAAGTAAATATAAATAATGAACTTAAAGATACTGAAAAAATTGTAACAAAACTTGAAAATATCATACTTAAAAATATTAATGGCGAAAATGTCTCCTCTGTTACGTCTGTAATAGGTTTCAAAATGGATGCCAAAAATAGAGCTGAACTGGGTGAAAATATGTTTCATATTTTTATTGATTTACATGAGCGAGCACCTGAAAACTTTTTTGATAAATATATAAGCCCTTATCTCTCAATCGAATATAATCCAAGTGTCCAAACTCGTAAAAAAGATGCAAAAGCAATAGCTAAAGAAATTAAAAAAGAATTGGCAGATCAAAAGCAAAATTTTGAAGAACTTGTAGTAAAAGTTCCTGGTGCCGGTGTTATAGCCCATGATGTTGAAATTGGCTTGAGCGCTAAAAATGGCAAGAATGTTGTGCCGTATCTCAAAACTTTAGAAAAAGAGTTGTCCGGCATCAAAGGTGTATTTAATATAGCTGATGATGCAACTTTAGGCGAAAAAGAGTTAAAGTTACATGTAAACAGATATGGACAGGAATTAGGTTTTACCGAACAGGATATTTCCAATGAATTACGAGCATATTACCTCAAAGGTGAGTATGGCAAGTTGTTTAATGATAAAGGTTTGGTCCGCATACGGCTTGAAAGTAATGTTGATAAAGACATCAATTCAATAAATACAATAGAACTGCAGATTCCATCCTCAGATAAATATGTAGCATTAAAAGAGATATGTGATTTTGAATATATACAAAGTTTTGTAACATTGAAAAAAGAAGATGGAAAAAGAGTGCGCAGCTTATATGCCTCTACTGATAAAAAAATCATTACATCCTCTGAACTTATGAGAAAAATAGAACCGACACTGCAAAAATTTAAAAAAGATGACATTGTAGTAGATATAAAAGGGGAAGAAAAAGAGAATAACAAAAACAAAAAGGAGATGATGCAGTCTGCACTCATAGCAATATTTTTGATTTTTATTACGTTGGTGTGGCTCTTTGATTCTATAAAAAAATCTTTAATTGTTATCAGTACTATTCCTCTAGTACTTCTTGGTGTTTATGTTGGACACTGGCTTATGGGGCTCAACCTTACAATGCCGGGACTCATCGGTATAGTAGGCCTTGCAGGAGTAGTTGTCAATGACGGTCTCATTATGGTTGATTTTATTAAAAATGCCAAAGATACTGAAGATCTGATGAACAGGGCTAAAACAAGACTCAGACCGATTCTGCTGACATCACTGACAACAGTGCTTGGCCTTTTAACACTCATATTCTTTGCTTCCGGCCAAGCAAAAATATTACAACCAATGGCAGTATCTTTAGGATACGGTATTGCATGGGCAACAGTACTGAACTTACTGTATGTTCCACTGCTTTATGCCGTTGTATATAGAATTAAAGCACCACAAGAAAATAAAGGATAA
- a CDS encoding globin: MNLEISRAQFGVRPPVTKPIPEFLLEVKEEGIRELISKHYDAIKQSDISHLFPQDNAEFEKATVNSADFFIQICGGPKYFNTNRGAPQMVGRHAPFRIDAKARQTWLELYKPLLKELKEQGVTETSLNSFWGYLNIFSIWMINTQ, from the coding sequence ATGAATTTAGAAATAAGCCGGGCACAGTTTGGCGTCAGACCGCCTGTTACAAAACCAATACCGGAATTTTTACTAGAAGTTAAAGAAGAAGGAATAAGAGAGCTCATTTCAAAACATTATGATGCAATTAAGCAGAGTGATATTAGCCATCTTTTTCCTCAAGACAATGCAGAGTTTGAAAAAGCAACAGTAAACTCGGCAGACTTTTTTATTCAAATATGCGGAGGACCTAAATATTTTAATACTAATAGAGGTGCACCGCAAATGGTTGGCCGCCATGCACCGTTTAGAATTGATGCAAAAGCACGTCAAACATGGCTGGAACTTTACAAACCTCTTTTGAAAGAATTAAAAGAGCAGGGTGTTACAGAGACTTCATTAAACTCATTTTGGGGATATTTAAATATATTTTCTATTTGGATGATAAATACACAGTAA